CTGGGCATCGCCGGAATGGATTTGGTCAGCACCCTGCAGGCCGCACCGGGAACCAGTAAGTGGGCCCAGCAGCCCACGGGATAATCAAGCAGTTCGATCCGCACGATGGCCGGTCGTTCCCGAAAGGGGCGGCCGGCCAACCGGTTTCGGACTACCCGCGGCGCGGCGCTCGGCCGTGAGCCGATCCCGATACCGGCCGGGCGTCATACCCGTGCTCGCCCGGAAATGGCGATGCAGGTGACTCTGGTCGGCGAAACCGGTAGCGGTGGCGGTGTCCGCGAGAGGGTAACCGTTCTCCAACAGCCTGCGGGCCAGCCGGATGCGGTGCGCGATCTGCACGGCGTGGGGAGTGGTTCCCGTGCGCTCACGGAAAACACGGATCAGGCGGAATTTATCGATACCCGCGGCGCCGGCGAGTTCGTCCAGACCGATATTGCGCGGGGAGTTGTCGCCGAGATAGTCACAAGCGAGCCGGAACGGCCCGTCATCGCGCATGCGCGTGGTCGACGGTGACCCGCGCTTCGCCGAGTGGCGCCCGATGACGGTGTGCAGCCATACCGTGAGCCGTTCGTCACGCTCGAGCCTTGTCGCGGGCTTCTCCAGCACGTGGTGCAGCCGGACGAACTCGGCGGCGAGCCGGGGATCGTCGAGAACCGGATCAGGAAAGGCGACGTCTGCCAGTACGTCCTGT
The genomic region above belongs to Nocardia spumae and contains:
- a CDS encoding helix-turn-helix transcriptional regulator, whose product is MSASAVEQVRIRRPPDAGRILLMAGRTTGYGIEPRGEYVFGVVAGEAMVARRGRERRTVAPGRVVAWDPSHAHSGTSVTHRPWSCRLMIVELADLAHLGGEQDVLADVAFPDPVLDDPRLAAEFVRLHHVLEKPATRLERDERLTVWLHTVIGRHSAKRGSPSTTRMRDDGPFRLACDYLGDNSPRNIGLDELAGAAGIDKFRLIRVFRERTGTTPHAVQIAHRIRLARRLLENGYPLADTATATGFADQSHLHRHFRASTGMTPGRYRDRLTAERRAAGSPKPVGRPPLSGTTGHRADRTA